One Thermodesulfobacteriota bacterium genomic window carries:
- a CDS encoding succinate dehydrogenase/fumarate reductase flavoprotein subunit — translation MGYTKEFEASIKKVEATRPQRVERAKAGKHFPQLTLDQRHEWLSKYHPDYKSEGRRELRMGPNKG, via the coding sequence ATGGGATACACGAAGGAGTTTGAGGCGTCGATAAAGAAGGTCGAGGCCACCCGGCCCCAGAGGGTGGAGAGGGCCAAGGCCGGGAAGCACTTCCCTCAGCTTACGCTGGACCAGCGCCATGAGTGGTTGAGTAAGTACCACCCCGACTACAAGAGCGAAGGCCGCCGCGAGCTCCGGATGGGACCCAACAAAGG